From a single Triplophysa rosa linkage group LG1, Trosa_1v2, whole genome shotgun sequence genomic region:
- the LOC130559638 gene encoding cytochrome b-c1 complex subunit Rieske, mitochondrial → MMSIAARSGTFSPYLQATNYAVAGPLKALIPGVVVKSDKMLMDVKKPFLCRESLGGQSAKTGLSVSSSINARAGVRFAHTDIKIPDFSDYRRPEVLDPKKSSQDSGEARKTFSYLITGSTAVVGVYTAKTVVSQFVSSMSASADVLALSKIEIKLSDIPEGKNMTFKWRGKPLFVRHRTEKEIAAEAGVDLSELRDPQHDKDRVLNPSWVIVIGVCTHLGCVPIANAGDYGGYYCPCHGSHYDASGRIRKGPAPLNLEVPYYEFPDDDMVVVG, encoded by the exons ATGATGTCTATTGCTGCCCGTTCGGGGACATTTTCCCCGTACCTGCAAGCAACCAACTATGCTGTTGCAGGTCCACTAAAAGCTTTAATACCGGGCGTAGTCGTGAAGAGCGATAAAATGTTGATGGATGTCAAGAAACCGTTCCTCTGCCGAGAGTCTTTGGGCGGCCAGAGCGCTAAGACCGGCCTCTCTGTGTCCTCCAGCATCAACG CTCGCGCTGGGGTGCGTTTTGcccacacagacatcaagatcCCCGATTTCTCTGACTACCGCCGACCTGAAGTTTTGGACCCAAAGAAGTCATCGCAAGACAGTGGTGAAGCCCGCAAGACCTTCTCTTATCTGATCACAGGTTCCACAGCTGTGGTTGGAGTCTACACAGCTAAGACAGTGGTCTCGCAGTTTGTCTCCTCCATGAGCGCCTCAGCCGATGTGTTGGCTCTGTCGAAGATTGAAATCAAGCTATCAGACATCCCCGAGGGTAAGAATATGACCTTCAAATGGAGAGGGAAACCCCTGTTTGTCCGGCACAGGACGGAAAAGGAGATTGCAGCTGAGGCTGGTGTTGATCTGTCTGAGCTTCGGGACCCCCAGCATGACAAAGACCGCGTTTTGAACCCATCCTGGGTTATTGTCATCGGTGTGTGCACCCACCTGGGATGCGTGCCCATCGCTAATGCTGGTGACTATGGTGGCTATTACTGTCCATGCCACGGCTCTCATTACGATGCATCCGGTCGCATTAGAAAAGGCCCTGCTCCACTCAACCTGGAGGTCCCCTACTACGAGTTCCCAGATGATGACATGGTGGTTGTTGGATAA